In Cervus elaphus chromosome 3, mCerEla1.1, whole genome shotgun sequence, the genomic stretch AGTGGAGTCTTGGAGGAGCCAGTTCAGGTGAGTTGGGTTGACGGCAGGTTTGGTGAGGCAACAGAAAACATTCATGGGAAATGGGGCCAACGGGGAAGTCCCTGCTCAGGCTGCCGCTCCCCACACTCCTGACACACGCAGACCAGAGGCTGGGGGCACAGGAGCCGCGGCGGCGATGCCGGGAATAGGGCCGTCCAGAGCGGACGCTGCGGAAGTGCATTCGGTTCAGGTTTTCTTCAGAGGTGAGCTTTTCACGCTGTCAGATGGTCAGCTGTTTGTCCTCTTGATGATAGCTTGGCAGCTGCTTTTTCTCTTCAGGGGCTCTAACTAGGTTCCACCTTCCTTTCCATGACTGAACTTCTGGATTCTCCTAGTAAGTTAAGTTCTCTCTGCATTTTCATGATGCAGTGTTTCAGGTTatcagcctgctgctgctggtaagtcgccttagtcgtgtccgactctgtgcgaccccatggacggcagcccaccaggctcccccgtccctgggattctccaggcaagaacactggagtgggttgccatttccttctccaatgcatgaaagtgaaaagtgaacgtgaagtcgctcagtcatgtccgactgttagcgaccccatggactgcagcctaccaggctcccccatccctgggattctccaggcacgaggactggagtggggtgccatcaccttctcctaTCAGCCTGAGGGCCTGCCTACTGTTTAACATAGGAAGTGGGGAACTGTATGAACCAACCTAGTTTCTTCCTGGGGTTTTTTtgggaaaaaagtttttaatacaGCCATGTACTTGGCATTGTGATGTAAAAGCTGCACCCTTCACTAGGTCATTTCTTTACCAGCTTTGAGAGACCAAAGATAATTGTGTCTTCCTGGGGCAAGTGTGAGAAGCTCGTGATTGATTACCAGGCAAGTATAGTGAACGAGGTGAATTCTCAACAGCTGTGTTCACGGGACATCATTCTGCATGGTCCTTATTGCCTATACTCTGTAAATACCAGTTAATCCTCTGCCGCTCCTCTGGCTAGGTGGAGACAATTCTGTGTTCCAAACCCAGACACCAGTCACGGAGGGCTGGTGGCCCTTCCCCCACTCACTGCTTCTGCCTCTCCCTGAGGCTCCCCTGATTCTCGGGGTTTATTCTTACTCTCCAATTGTCAGCTACCCGAAGGAACACAGATGACGGAACTGAATGAAACTCAGAATGCATCCCAGGGGccgctggccctggccctggcccctgCCTCTGCAGCCTGCTGCCGGGTGGCACCCGGGGTGAAGAACtcccctgccagggcaggagacgtaagaggtgcaggtttgatccctcggccaggaagatcccctggagagggaaatggtaacccaccccagtgttctcgtcctgggaaatcccgtggacacagaggagcctggtgggctgcagtccatagggctgcaaagactcagacatgactgaagcgacctccCACGCATGCATGCCGCCGGAAGCCGATTGGCTGGGTGTGGAGCAGCCTCCCCTGTGACGTCACGAGGTCACTGGGAGAGTCAGCTCCCCCTCCAGCCTGGCAGCGCCCTGTCTGTTTTCTGGCTCCATCCTTTGCTGTGAGTCACGTGTGGAGAAATCAGTGGCAGTTAGTGACTGTCTGAGGCAGAACATCCTTCCCCACCCGCTCAGGCTTCACCTTCTGAGGAGCAAGCCTGGTTAATAGACGCATTTCCAAGGATAGAAAGCTTCTGCTAGGGATGCTGATTTCcctacatcattttttaaaaaatagataataaattcATATGGTTTAGAAATCAAAACAGTAGAAAAAGATGTATGGTGAAAAGTCTTAATTCATCTTTGTCCCAGTCCACCTAATCCCCTCATCGACAGCCGTTTCTGTTAATTTGCCATCCTTCCAGTGTGTGTGGGCAGATACAAGCACGTGTGAACGGACACATATATTGCCTACCTTTCTCACACAAAGGTGGCACCTCTGTATACTTGTGCAGGGGTGGCAGGTTTAGATAGAAAGGTCATGAAAGAGGTTCAGCTGAGCCGAGATCGGGATGATCAGGGGCCAGCGAAGGGGAGCAGCAAAAGCAAGAGACAGGAATGAGCAGGGTGGGACGAGGAACAGCAAGAAAGCCAGACAGGCCTGAAGTCCGTGCTGGGAGCACGGTGTGAGGAGAGGCACAGGGCCAGACCGAACAGAACTTTTAAGTCCTGGGCAGGAGTTGGGACTTATTTTAGGTGTGATGGAAACCACTGTAAAGTTTTAAGCAGGTGAGGAATACGATTCAGTTTGCATTTCTAAACGATCACTCCAGGTGCTGAATGTAGGATGGATTATAAAGGGGCAAGGTGGAAGTAGGAAGACCGGTTAGAAGACATGATAATTTAGATGAGAGGTGATCGCTTGAACTGGGTTAGTGGTAGTACGGATGGAGAAAAGTGGACACACTTAGGATATTTTTGGAGATAGGGTCTAAGATTTTGAAAAGAATCAAAATATTATGTctttcagtgaaaaataaaaatgtactgaCAGTTGGATTAATGATATTGATAATGACTTCTTTTCTTATGAAGCCTTTGTATGTTACAATCTGTGAGCATTTTGAAGGCAGAAACTGccttacttttttttaacttaaccaCATAGCAAAATGTTTGGCTCATAAAAAGCACTTgagtcattcatccattcatcaacATCTAGTAAGTGCCCGCTCTGTCTGTCCCATGATGGAGGCCAGAGAATCCTCTCACTTTGCTGAAGTAGGAAGTAGGCTGAAATATGATCTTTATGAAACTGAAGAGAATGTGATTCTACAAAAATCTAGACCTGTTTTGGAGTGTAGGCATTGTTCCTTGGGACTCAGGGCAACACCTCAGGTTGGGCCTCATAAgaacttggggggaaaaaaaaaagaacttgggggagctccctggtggtctgCTGGTTAAGGATTCGGCACTTTGACCGTTGTGGCCCGATTTCAATCCTTGATTGGGGAACTGAGGtctcgcagccaaaaaaaaatgagCTTCTGCCGGTTAgtctctgcccccctccccccagctcaTCCCTCAGGAGATATCAAATTCTGTCCTGTCTATAAATACCTGTCCTGATTGACCTGGACTGGAAAGATCTCACCCTCCTCTGGATTTCTTTGGCCAATTATTGTATATGTAATCCAGTTGGCATTTGATAATTGACCACCTTACATCTCTCACTCACTGTCCTGGAATGTTATTTATAGTTCTTATTGTTATATAACTTTTTACTTGTCTTATGTCACAATCCATTTGGAATCTTGAGCACAGGAACACGTCTGAAGCCTTACCCATCGCAGATCTCACCGCTGCCGTGACCCCAGGGACCTCTGGCCCCGGGAGCTGCGCGGCGGCTTGATGGGCTCCGCAGAGTTTCCGTCCCCGGCTCTTAGCTCGGCTAATTCTCTTGTGTCCTTTTCGCCCTGTTGCCTTCCAGGCGCCTCACTGTGAGCATGCCTTCTGCAATGCCTGCATCACCCAGTGGTTCTCTCAGCAGCAGACGTGTCCGGTGGACCGGAGCGTGGTGACGGTCGCCCACCTGCGCCCCGTGCCCCGGATCATGCGGAACATGCTGTCGAAGCTGCAGATCGCCTGCGACAACGCTGTGTTCGGCTGCAGTGCTATTGTCCGGCTTGACAACCTCATGTCTCACCTCAGTGACTGTGAGCACAACCCCAAACGGCCTGTGACCTGCGAGCAGGGCTGTGGGTAAGGGTCCTGCCTTTCTGCCGCCCCCAGAGGTCTGTGGGCCTCCCGCTCCCTGCTGGAGGGCTCCAGTGTGCACAGGCCCGGGCGCTCCGGGCCTCCCTGGCTGCCTGCTCCAGGGTCCGTTTCGGGCTGCTTTCCGAGCTGCGGTCTTGGTGCTCCTGCTTTAATAAGAGGAGGGAGCCGGCGGTTCAGCGATCTCTGCGAGGCACCAGAGGCTGGTTCACTTCACTCCTCCTCGTCCAGGACTACTTCTGTCAGATTCACTGCTCTAATTTCCAGGCCTCTCATGTTTCCTCTGGTCCgattttgtctttctttggggtgtaaaatatttgattaaatcCTGATAGCTGGGGCTTTGAATCTAGGGCTTCTCAGAAGGAATGAGTCCACAGGCAGAGTCTGtaggaggagggcagagccacGTGGGGGATAAAGCACTGTCCCCGAGGAGGAAGGAGgcccagaggaagaagacaaaaggggtgtggggtgggggcgctGGGGAGAAGGAAGTGAAGGCGAAAAACAAGAGGATGTGAGGAGTGAATGTTAGTAACTCCCGGTAGAAAGCGCCCTCTCAGCCCTTACCTGCCTGTGCCCACGTGTCTCACCGAGCGCTCCTGTCGTGTTCTTTTCCCGCCCCGGTGGCAGCCTGGAGATGCCCAAAGATGAGCTGCCCAACCACAACTGCATCAAGCACCTGCGCTCAGTGGTGCAGCAGCAGCAGACGCGGATCGCGGAGCTGGAGAAGGCCTCGGCGGAGCACAGGCACCAGCTGGCGGAGCAGGTGGGGCCGGGAACACGGCGTGCGCTGCGGGAGACGGCGGGGTGTGAGCCACGGGGAACACGGCGTGCGCTGCGGGAGACGGCGGGGTGTGAGCCGCGGGGAACACGGCGTGCGCCTGCGGGAGACGGGCAGGGTGTCAGCCGCGGGGAACACGGCGTGCGCTGCGGGAGACGGCGGGGTGTGAGCCGCGGGGAACACGGCGTGCGCCTGCGGGAGACGGCGGGGTGTGAGCCGCGGGGAACACGGAGCGTGTGCCTGCGGGAGACGGCGGGGTGTCAGCCGCGGGGAACACGGCGTGCGCTGCGGGAGACGGCGGGGTGTGAGCCGCGGGGAACACGGCGTGCGCCTGCGGGAGACGGGCAGGGTGTCAGCCGCGGGGAACACGGCGTGCGCTACGGGAGACGGCGGGGTGTGAGCCGCGGGGAACACGGCGTGCGCTGCGGGAGACGGGCGGGGTGTGAGCCGCGGGGAGCACGGCGTGCGCCTGCGGGAGACGGCGGGGTGTGAGCCGTGGGGAAGACGGAGCCTGTGCCCGCGGGAGATGGGCGGGGTGTGAGCCGTGGGGAACACGGAGCGTGTGCCTGCGGGAGACGGCGGGGTGTGAGCCGCGGGGAGCACGGCGTGTGCCTGCGGGAGACGGCGGGGTGTGAGCCGCGGGGAACACGGCGTGCGCTGCGGGAGACGGCGGGGTGTGAGCCGCGGGGAGCACGGCGTGCGCTGCGGGAGACGGCGGGGTGTGAGCCGCGGGGAGCACGGCGTGCGCTGCGGGAGACGGGCAGGGTGTGAGCCGCGGGGAACACGGAGCGTGTGCTGCGGGTGACGGGCAGGGTGTGAGCCGGGGAACACAGAGCGTGTGCTGCGGGTGACGGGCGGGGTGTGAGCCGCGGGGAACACGGAGCGTGTGCTGCAGGTGACAGGCGGGGTGTGAGCCGGGGAACACAGAGCGTGTGCTGCGGGTGACGGGCAGGGGGTGAGCCGTGGGGAACACGGAGCGTGTGCTGCAGGTGACGGGCAGGGTGTGAGCGCGGGGAACAGTGTGTGTGCCCGCGGGTGACGGGCAGCGGTGTGAGCCGTGGGCCTGGGCACTGGTCAGCGGGCACCCTACCCGTGCACAGCAGCGAGTCAGACGGGAGCCCTCCTTGTTCCTCACCATCCCACCAgtgacattcatttattcactgttCATCACGTGCCTTCCCTTGAAGGCACTTCGCTAAGCCCTGGGGTACAGCTGGGATTGACGCAGTCTAGCCCTGTCTTCATGAAGCTTCCAGTCTGGTTGTGCCTCAGACCTCTGGATTTCCTTCATCGTGTCTTTCATCTATTGTCTGTCTTAACCATTTTCCCTTGTTCTCCTTCCCTCCAACAGAAGCGAGACATTCAGCTGCTCAAGGCATACATGCGTGCAATTCGCAGTGTCAATCCCAACCTTCAGAACCTGGAAGAGACCATTGAGTACAACGAGATTCTAGAGTGAGTGTCGTTCGGGATGTGGAGTCACGCGTTCCAGGTCCTGGCAGTGAGCCCTGACGAGAGGAGAGCAGGGGCGCGGCGGAGGGGGAGAGGGCTGCGCTGGGGCCGCTGCTCCTCAGATGCTGGGATGAAGAGCAAGAGGTGGAGGAGGGGGGATCACCTTCAGCCCCAGTAGAGGATCTCATATTTTTTGGGGGTGGATGGAAGGGTAAGCTTACCCAAGAGTTAGGTGGGGACCCACATGCACAAAACCCtgtgttaaaagagaaaatattgtcCCTGTCTTCAGGGAGTTTACAGttcagagaagagtgaaaaaatccAGGAAAGTAATTAAAATGTGGCAAAAACAAGTGAAGTGAAACAAGTGAAGTCTAAGATCCCCTTCAGTTCTGGAGTTCTGCATAGCTCACAGACTAGACTGAGTCAGCCTATGCAGTGCTGCACGGCACACAGAACAGACAAATGATCACTTCGTTTGGTGTTCACTTCTGTCGGATACTTACTACCTGCCAGGCACCATGTGCTAGGTATTGGAATTTTCAGGAGAAACAACAGGAAGCCTACACTTGTGGGGTTTAATCTAGTGAGAAACATGTGGTAACACTCAGATGGGACCAACTAGGGAAAATCTGGAGTTTCTGAACCAatggtggaaggaaggaaggaggaatcGAGTTAGGCTGAGCGCAGAGCAGGCAGGCATTCCTATTAGGAGAAAAGCCCAGTGCAGAGCAAGGGGCTGACCCTCACTGACCACCTCCCACTCCCCCGCACAGGTGGGTGAACTCCCTGCAGCCCGCACGAGTGACCCGCTGGGGCGGCATGATCTCCACCCCGGATGCTGTGCTCCAGGCTGTCATCAAGCGCTCCCTGGTGGAGAGTGGCTGTCCTGCCTCTATCGTCAACGAGCTGATCGAAAACGCCCACGAGCGGAGCTGGCCGCAGGGTCTGGCCACGCTAGAGACGAGACAGATGAACCGGCGTTACTATGAGAACTACGTGGCCAAGCGCATCCCCGGCAAGCAGGCCGTTGTCGTGATGGCCTGTGAGAACCAGCACATGGGCGATGATATGGTGCAGGAGCCAGGGCTTGTCATGATCTTTGCGCATGGCGTGGAGGAGATCTAGATCGTGACGGGCTCCCTGCAAGAGATGGAGACTGAAGATCCTGTCCCTCCAGCAGCAGGGCCCCAAGTCCTCCCCACTTTCCCTGGAGCCACAcgtgtcccagctctgccaccactGAAGGGGCCCGCAGGGCGCTCTGCTCAGCCTTTCAGGTGGGAAACCCAGATTCCCTCCTTTTGTCTAATTTCTTCCCCCAAGATGTCTGTAAATTTTCCACCTGGTTGGGAAAGTCCCcatctctatttctattttcctgCCTAGGGTCCCTGGTTCCAGATATTTTCAGAAAGCACAAAGATACTCATTTTTGATAGAGGGTCAGGATGGAACAAGGGATCGCTAACTGCTCCCCTCCTCCAAAACCTGGGGATCCAGATGAGACAGGTCTGTTGACTCTGAACAGTGTTTAGAGGGCAGCTGTGGGGAGCAGACATCCTGAAGAAATGGTAGACTGGAACAGAAGCCTAGACGTGAACAGTGAGGCCAGCAGGCCATCGCTGGTGGCCCTTGAGGGAAGGCTGGACCTCGGTGCCAAGCAATACCCCCAAGCCACTTACAGGTGTGGGCTCCTGCCGGGCCTGCGGGCATAGAGTGGGGGATGCCGAATATTTTCAGATGAGCTCTTCTTTCCTACACTTTCTCACGGTTAGGCAACGacagggttgggggtgaggggttAGTCTCCTGGGGTGAATGTGCTCAGCAAGAAGTGGGTTGCTGGCTTCTGCTGCAGGCGGGTGGGTGCTGCCTCTGTGGCACGGGCCATACTCGCCCCCTAGACCCCTCGCCAGCCCTGTGATTGTAACTAGTTATTTTGATAACTTTCTTTGGCCAttgttgtttgtttatatttcGCTCTTTccctcccactttttttttttaagaaaggccTGATTATGGCTACCCCACTTTTCTAGCCCAGCCGCATTGTTGGCAATttaatttatttaccttttttttttttttttaagaaaggaaaaagaaaaaaaaattaacaaaacagaaaacttttcTTTTGCTGTTCCTGTTGTGGGGATTTTTTGGATAGGGTGGGACAGGGCTGGggtcttttatatttttccttttcagcacAACCTTTGGCTTTAATATAGGAAGGGCCATGGGAGCCCCTGGCTGAACTGAAGCCTGCCCCAAGCCTCCATAGCCCGTCTAGGATGAGGCGCTTCCTCTATTCCAGTGATGGATGTGACCGTCCAGCATCACTGACTGTGCCCTGGAGAACTGTGCTCCCAGCCTCTCCAGGGTCTCATGGATTTAATCAAACTCTGGATTTAGTTTTGAAGGAATCCTACCTGCCACCAGCCCTACCCCAACACCCAGTTTCCTTGGAGATACACAGCTGGGTTCTAAGCTTCACAGGCAAGACGGGATGGCGGTCCCCTACCAGGCGGTGCTGCCTGACCCACGCCCCCTGCGGCTTCAGCTGCAGTTCAAGCTGCCGGGGCATTCCTTCCTCCCTGGGGTGACCGCAGAGTAAGAGAAGGGGAGGGACAGTGGGTGTGATTATCTTAATATGCAGGTGAGAGAGGGGCTAGAGGAAGACGGCCATAGGGCAGCTTGGAGTTCTGTCCCAGGCCAGCCTACTGTAGGTCTGGGTAGTCGGGTCACGGCCccctgtggggaggagagggacgCAGCTTGAAGGGGGTGAGGAACAGTCATGTGTTCCAGCTCCGGGACGTTGTGCTCAGGAATTTGAAAATGCTGCTATACTTAGTTTGGTTACTACATTTCTTCCACTCCCGTCTGCCCCGCCTGCCTTACCCAGGCCCACCACCCTCCTGCCATCACCTTCGGATGGAGCCAGGAAGCTCGGTTCAGACTTCCCTGCCCTTTGCACTAGTGTCTCCGCAGGTCGCTGGTTGTGTTACCCATGTGCTGTTTCATGGTGTCGACTGCACTACTAATAAACCTTTTTCTCAGCTCTCTCAATTCGTAATTCACATCACTCCCCTCCTGGAGGTTCTCCTCTGCTTTGGCCTTTCTCTGCCTTAATTCCCTGACTTTTTCCTTGCTCTGTAACTGACTCTTGTCTTTGAGCTGACCTCTGTTTAGGAGGATGTCTGTCTGGAGTGTACCCTCCTGCGCCCTCCCCTCCCGTCTCCTGTTCTGTGGAGCTGAAGCACTCTCGCTAGTGTCTGAACTGTGTAATTTTCAGAGTTTTCCTTTGCTCCAAATCCACGTCTTCCCAAGATGCTCTGGGATTTGGGGACACTTTCTGTAGGTGATACACAAGTACCTTTCCCCTTGTCCCACAAACACCTTTGCTTTGGAATCTGGGATTCCATGGCAGGCAGAGAAACCTCCACCTAACCAAAAAGAGTGAACATGAGGAAAGGAACCTGGAACAACTGCACCTGCTATGGTTGTCAAACCGACAAACCCTTCTGTAGGCATTTGCTGCCACTTTCTCCCTAccatgagaaaaaaatcttttaccatagtagtgtattttaaatttgttgagcAGTTACTGTGTACCTAATATAAATCTGATAGTACTCTAGACGCTTTAGAGGGGCAAAAAAAACAGCATAACGACAACCCTGTGCCCACGGACTCTGGTACACTTTCATACACAAGATCTGAGTAGGGGATGCTGATGGGCACATCACGGTATAGACCACAAGTGGCAACATATGTGCTCTAGTGAGACCAGCAGTGCTTTTTCTAAGCTTCTTTAAAGTTACGTTTAGAACCTGCTGCTCATTCTTTTGAATGTCATGAATGATGCCAAATCTTTTAGGGTAGGCCTGGTTTTTGGAATCAATGCTCACTGAATGTCTATTCTGCGAGAAAGctagggtggggctggggctggtggTTCATATAGCAAAGTGGCACCTACCTTCACAGAAGTTACTCCCCAATGGAGATAAATGtttataatcagttcagttcagttgctcagtcatgtccaactctgcaacaccatggattgcagcacgccaggcttccctgtccatcaccaactcctggagcttgctcaaattcatgtccatcgagttggtgatgccatccaaccatctcatcctctgtcgtccccttctcctcccaccttcaatctttcccagcatcagagtacatgctgctgctgctgagtcgcttcagtcgtgtccgactctgtgcgaccccatagacggcagcccaccaggctcccccgtccctgggattctccaggcaagaacactggagtgggttgccatttcctcctccaatatcCAAGTATATAAGACATCATAAATGTGGGAAGTGGATCTTGCCACAAGCAGTATGTAAGTAGAGTGAAGATAAAGCCATGGGTTCCAGGGAAGACTTTTCCGGGAGACGTGGTATCTTACTCTACATCAGAGGTTGGGACGTGCTATCTTGTTCTAgaccagaggttggcaaactacaACTTGTAGTTACTGCTATACAAGAACAGGCATCCAACACCGCTcctatggttttttaaaaagcttgtgGAATCCTAATGTTTATGCTAAATGTCACAA encodes the following:
- the RNF41 gene encoding E3 ubiquitin-protein ligase NRDP1, with the protein product MGYDVTRFQGDVDEDLICPICSGVLEEPVQAPHCEHAFCNACITQWFSQQQTCPVDRSVVTVAHLRPVPRIMRNMLSKLQIACDNAVFGCSAIVRLDNLMSHLSDCEHNPKRPVTCEQGCGLEMPKDELPNHNCIKHLRSVVQQQQTRIAELEKASAEHRHQLAEQKRDIQLLKAYMRAIRSVNPNLQNLEETIEYNEILEWVNSLQPARVTRWGGMISTPDAVLQAVIKRSLVESGCPASIVNELIENAHERSWPQGLATLETRQMNRRYYENYVAKRIPGKQAVVVMACENQHMGDDMVQEPGLVMIFAHGVEEI